A genomic region of Vicia villosa cultivar HV-30 ecotype Madison, WI unplaced genomic scaffold, Vvil1.0 ctg.001245F_1_1, whole genome shotgun sequence contains the following coding sequences:
- the LOC131634162 gene encoding soyasapogenol B glucuronide galactosyltransferase-like, which produces MESQPQQLHVIFLPHLTPGHMNPVVDTARLFAKHGVNVTIITTQANALLFKKAVDNDLLSGYSIRTCEIQFPSSQVGLPDGVENIKDATSHEMLGKIVLGITILQSQIELMFHHLQPDCIVSDMLYPWTVESAAKLGIPRLYYYSSSYFSSCATHFIKKHKPYENLVSDTQVFSIPGLPHNIEITSLQLQESVRTKNEYSDYFDAVYESEVRSYGTLYNSFHELEDDYEQLYKSTMGIKAWSVGPVSASVNKGHNEDLSIEPTLINWLNSKANDSVLYVSFGSLTRLCDAQIVEIAHGLENSGHSFIWVVRKKDGDEDKDGFLQDFEERMKENQKGYIIWNWAPQLLILDHPATGGIVTHCGWNSILESLSVGLPMITWPMFAEQFYNEKLILDVLKIGVSVGSKVNKFWSSEGEDALVRREEIAKVVRILMGREDESEEMRKRVRNFGDAAKKSIQEGGSSYNNLMQLIGELKSLKTSRGLEKQ; this is translated from the coding sequence ATGGAATCTCAACCCCAACAACTCCATGTTATTTTTCTACCACATCTAACTCCCGGCCATATGAACCCTGTGGTTGACACAGCAAGGCTATTTGCAAAACATGGTGTTAATGTTACCATTATCACTACACAAGCAAATGCCTTGTTATTCAAGAAAGCCGTAGACAACGACTTGTTATCTGGATATTCTATCAGAACCTGTGAAATTCAGTTCCCTTCATCCCAAGTTGGTCTCCCGGACGGAGTTGAAAACATCAAAGATGCCACTTCCCATGAAATGCTGGGTAAAATAGTTCTTGGAATTACAATACTTCAAAGTCAAATAGAGCTTATGTTCCATCATCTGCAACCAGATTGTATAGTCTCGGATATGTTATATCCTTGGACAGTTGAATCAGCCGCAAAGTTAGGTATTCCGAGGCTTTACTATTATAGCTCAAGCTACTTCTCAAGCTGTGCAACTCATTTTATCAAGAAGCATAAGCCTTATGAGAATTTAGTTTCTGATACCCAAGTTTTTTCTATTCCCGGTCTTCCACATAACATAGAGATTACTTCTTTACAGCTACAAGAATCGGTGAGGACCAAAAATGAGTACTCAGATTATTTTGATGCAGTATATGAATCAGAAGTAAGAAGCTATGGAACATTATACAATAGCTTtcatgaacttgaagatgattatGAGCAACTTTATAAGAGCACAATGGGGATCAAAGCATGGAGTGTAGGACCAGTTTCAGCATCTGTTAACAAGGGACACAATGAAGACCTCTCAATAGAGCCAACATTGATTAATTGGCTTAATTCAAAGGCAAATGATTCTGTGTTGTATGTAAGTTTTGGAAGCTTGACAAGGCTTTGTGATGCGCAGATTGTTGAAATAGCTCATGGACTAGAAAATTCAGGTCATAGTTTCATCTGGGTTGTGAGAAAAAAAGACGGAGATGAAGACAAAGACGGGTTTCTTCAAGATTTTGAGGAAAGGATGAAGGAAAACCAAAAGGGCTACATCATATGGAATTGGGCACCGCAGCTTCTGATATTGGATCACCCTGCAACAGGAGGGATTGTAACTCACTGCGGTTGGAACTCAATTCTTGAAAGCTTGAGTGTTGGTTTGCCAATGATCACATGGCCAATGTTTGCGGAGCAATTTTACAATGAGAAGTTGATTCTTGATGTTTTAAAGATAGGAGTTTCTGTTGGATCAAAAGTGAACAAGTTTTGGTCAAGTGAAGGTGAAGATGCATTGGTGAGAAGAGAAGAGATTGCCAAGGTTGTGAGAATATTGATGGGAAGAGAAGATGAgagtgaagaaatgagaaagaggGTGAGAAATTTTGGTGATGCTGCAAAGAAGAGTATACAAGAGGGTGGATCCTCTTACAATAATTTGATGCAGTTAATAGGTGAGTTGAAATCATTGAAGACATCAAGAGGGCTTGAGAAACAGTGA
- the LOC131634167 gene encoding uncharacterized protein LOC131634167: MDLFGGSDSENDDISKIEINQDYARRFEHNKRREDLHRFEELKKKGVIDSEDDESESESSDDDIDKSFDPRSTTKFFDALIKVRKKDPVLKEKDVKLFESDHSSEDEGDDEKSEPKDKGKKKMYLKDVVARHLIEEGADFGDEEEEKGVSKSSKGKKAMSLNQEETGFVNRDGKKSYVDEQEELKRAFLEAVEKDGLEDGEGEFFKSKEKGGEDQVESEDEELVEKLNEYFGRDAETNKNSKFLRDYFKNQMWIDKNVESLNVGEEDFQEISEDEMEIERQEVYEHRFQENPGDRVLGHARKVEGSVRKKTNTRKEQRKSKEERMAIAQKEREEELKHLKNVKKQEIREKVKKIMKTAGINDDDVIPLSAAELEEEFDPEEYDRMMKKAFDDKYYNAEDADPEFCSEDEEDMEKPDFEKEDELLGLPKGWDESGSDGGFLAARENALKEKTEITSDDDGDVVESDNEIEEILDEGSSRKRKRKTALLEKARQAMMEEYYKLDYEDTIGDLKTRFRYAKTKPNKFGIGSSEILLMDDKELNQYISLKKLAPYQEEEWKLSKQKKYMLKMRAKEILAAASMHKKKNKKSKVNSSKIITSSSNVVEGEKANAADNVVENENANTEESKSKSRKAKRRENMANLKLSQSRLKAYGKTT; this comes from the coding sequence ATGGACCTTTTTGGTGGCAGTGATTCGGAAAATGATGATATCTCGAAAATCGAGATAAACCAAGATTATGCTCGTAGGTTTGAGCATAACAAGAGGCGGGAGGATCTCCATCGTTTTGAGGAATTAAAAAAGAAGGGTGTTATTGATTCGGAAGATGATGAATCGGAGTCTGAATCATctgatgatgatattgataaAAGTTTTGATCCTAGGAGTACTACGAAATTCTTTGATGCGTTGATTAAAGTGAGGAAGAAGGATCCTGTTCTTAAGGAAAAGGATGTTAAGCTTTTTGAATCGGATCATAGTagtgaagatgaaggtgatgatgagAAGAGTGAACCGAAAGATAAGGGGAAAAAGAAAATGTATTTGAAGGATGTGGTGGCAAGGCATTTGATTGAGGAGGGGGCGGATTTTGGTGATGAAGAGGAAGAGAAAGGTGTATCAAAGAGTAGTAAGGGTAAAAAGGCAATGTCTTTGAATCAGGAAGAGACGGGTTTTGTGAATAGGGATGGGAAGAAGAGTTATGTGGATGAGCAAGAGGAGTTGAAAAGGGCTTTTCTTGAAGCAGTAGAAAAGGATGGTTTAGAAGATGGGGAAGGGGAGTTTTTCAAATCGAAGGAGAAGGGAGGTGAAGACCAAGTAGAGAGTGAAGACGAGGAACTTGTTGAGAAACTGAATGAATATTTCGGTAGAGATgctgaaacaaataaaaattctaaatttcTAAGAGACTATTTCAAGAATCAAATGTGGATAGACAAGAATGTGGAGAGTTTGAATGTCGGAGAGGAAGATTTTCAAGAAATTTCTGAGGATGAGATGGAAATTGAGAGGCAGGAAGTGTATGAGCATAGATTTCAGGAAAATCCGGGAGATAGAGTGTTGGGTCATGCTCGTAAGGTGGAGGGGTCAGTGAGGAAAAAGACAAACACAAGGAAAGAGCAGAGAAAGAGCAAAGAGGAGAGAATGGCAATAGCACAAAAGGAAAGGGAGGAGGAGTTGAAACATTTAAAGAATGTCAAGAAACAGGAGATACGGGAGAAGGTCAAAAAGATCATGAAAACTGCTGGgattaatgatgatgatgttatcCCTTTGTCTGCTGCCGAATTAGAAGAGGAGTTTGACCCCGAGGAGTATGATAGAAtgatgaagaaagcatttgatgATAAGTATTATAATGCAGAGGATGCTGACCCTGAATTTTGTAGTGAGGACGAAGAGGACATGGAGAAGCCGGATTTTGAAAAAGAGGATGAATTACTTGGGCTTCCTAAAGGCTGGGATGAATCTGGATCTGATGGTGGGTTTTTGGCTGCAAGAGAAAATGCTTTGAAGGAAAAGACTGAGATTACtagtgatgatgatggtgatgtcGTTGAAAGTGATAATGAGATAGAGGAAATTCTCGACGAAGGTAGTAGTCGGAAGAGGAAGCGTAAAACAGCTCTTTTGGAGAAAGCTAGGCAGGCAATGATGGAGGAGTACTATAAACTAGATTACGAGGACACAATTGGGGACCTGAAAACAAGATTCAGGTATGCCAAAACAAAGCCCAACAAATTTGGCATTGGCTCCTCTGAGATACTATTGATGGATGACAAGGaattgaatcaatatatttcCTTGAAAAAACTTGCTCCTTACCAGGAGGAGGAATGGAAGCTtagcaaacaaaaaaaatacatgcTGAAGATGAGAGCTAAGGAGATCCTTGCTGCAGCAAGTATGCataagaagaaaaataagaagtCAAAGGTTAATTCTAGCAAGATAATAACTTCATCAAGCAATGTTGTGGAGGGTGAAAAAGCAAACGCAGCAGACAATGTTGTGGAGAATGAAAATGCAAACACAgaagaatcaaaatcaaaatcaaggaAAGCCAAGAGAAGGGAAAACATGGCTAATTTAAAGTTATCACAGTCGAGGCTTAAAGCATATGGAAAGACAACATGA